A region of the Candidatus Methylomirabilota bacterium genome:
TAGCAATCGCGCTCGCGGTCGAACTTCACCGAGGCCAGCATCTTGGTCAGGAGCTGCCCCGCGCGACCGACGAAGGGCTTGCCCTGCCTGTCCTCTTCCTCGCCGGGCCCCTCGCCGATGACGACGAAGCGGGCCCGCGGATTCCCCGAGCCAAAGACAATGGTCGAGCGGCTCTTGGAGAGCTTGCAGCGCGGGCAGCCCTGAAGCGCGCGCTCCTGCGCGGCCAGCTCGGCTCCCGGATCTCGTGAGGATGTCAACGGACACGCGATCTCCGTGAGCCCCAGATCGCGGTGATGCCTGAGGGTGTCGGCAGCGGCGGCCAGGGCCTGGCCCAGAGCCTCCCGCGGATCCTGCATCGTGGTCAGTGGGAGGGTTGGGCGCGCCGCGTCTTCGGCGTCGAGCGGAGCGCGAGGACGCGGTCGAGGATGGCGTGCGCCACTTCGAGCTTGCTCATGCGCGGCAGCTCGAGGGCGCCGCCCCAGCGATCGAGCAGCAGCACCTGGTTGTCTTCGGCGTCGAAGCCGATGCCTTGCTGGCTGACGTCGTTGACGACGAGGAGATCGACGCCCTTGGCCCGGAGCTTCTCGGCGGCGTTCGCGCGCACGTCATTGGTCTCGGCGGCGAAGCCGACCAGGAAGGCGCCCCCCTTGCGCTGGGCCAGCTCCTTGAGAATGTCCGGGTTGGCCACGAGATCGAGGGTGAGCCCTTCGTCCTTGCCCCCCGACTTGATCTTGGTCGCGCTCGGTCGCTCCACCCGATAGTCGGCGACAGCCGCGGCCTTGATGACCACGCTGGCGGAAGCCAGGTGCTGCAACGCGGCCTCTCGCATCTCCTCCGCCGTCTGCACGGGGACATAGACCGCGCCGGGAGGCGGCTGGAGCGTGGTGGGGCCGGAGATCAGCACCACCTCGGCCCCGCGCCGGAGCGCGGCGGCCGCCACGGCGTGGCCCATCTTGCCCGAGGACCGGTTCGAGAGATAGCGGACGGGGTCAATGGGCTCGCGGGTCGGCCCGGAGGTGACGAGCATGCGCTCCCCGGCCAGATCGCGCCGCGGAGTCAGTGCGCGCTCGACGGCCTCGACGAGCGTGGGCACCTCGGGCAGCCGACCCCGGCCGGACAGCCCCGAGGCGAGCGCGCCGGCCTCGGGCTCCAGCACGGTGACGCCGCGCTCGCGCAGCGTCACCACATTGGCCTGTACGGCCGCGTGGTCCCACATGCCGCCGTCCATGGCCGGAGCCATCAGCACGGGGCATCGGGTGGCCAGAAGCAGCGTCGTCAAAAAGTCATCGGCGATGCCGTGGGCGGCCTTGGCCAGGAGATTGGCCGTGGCCGGCGCCACCACGAAGACATCGGCCCGCTCGGCGAGAGCGACGTGCTCGACGGCCTCCTCGCTCTGCGGGTCGAAGAGGCTCGAGAGCACGGGCCGGCCCGAGAGCGTGCGGAAGGTCAGGGCGCCGACGAAATGCTCGGCATTGGCCGACATCACTACCGTGACCTCGGCCCCGCGGGAGGTCAGCTCTCGCAGGAGCAGCACGGCCTTGTAGGCCGCGATGCTCCCCGTGACGCCCAGAACAATCTGTTTGCCCGTGAGTGTCATGGCTGGCGCTATGTCTTGGACGGATCCTCTTCGCGCACGCGGTAGCCAACCTTGGCCTGCGCGATCTCTTCCAGCGCCGTGCTCGTGGGCTTCTTCCGCTTCGTGTCCACCTGGGCCGCGGCGCCGCGATTGAGCTGGCGGGCGCGCTTGGCGGCGAGCACCACCAGGAGATAGCGGTTCGAGACCTTGTCGAGAGACTGCTCCAAGGACGGGAATGACATCACTCTGGCACCTCCACGTCTGGGAACTTCAGGGTGAGGCGGCTCGTGCGCCAGCGCTCCGCCTGGATCACGGTGGCGAGCTGGTCCA
Encoded here:
- a CDS encoding uracil-DNA glycosylase, translating into MQDPREALGQALAAAADTLRHHRDLGLTEIACPLTSSRDPGAELAAQERALQGCPRCKLSKSRSTIVFGSGNPRARFVVIGEGPGEEEDRQGKPFVGRAGQLLTKMLASVKFDRERDCYICNVVKCRPERNRNPEPDEVAACNPFLLAQLDAIQPAVILAMGNFAAQTMLGTKDGITKLRGRVYSYRDSVLVPTFHPAFLLRNPGDQYKRMAWDDLKLARREWERLTTPQPDPLP
- the coaBC gene encoding bifunctional phosphopantothenoylcysteine decarboxylase/phosphopantothenate--cysteine ligase CoaBC; translation: MTLTGKQIVLGVTGSIAAYKAVLLLRELTSRGAEVTVVMSANAEHFVGALTFRTLSGRPVLSSLFDPQSEEAVEHVALAERADVFVVAPATANLLAKAAHGIADDFLTTLLLATRCPVLMAPAMDGGMWDHAAVQANVVTLRERGVTVLEPEAGALASGLSGRGRLPEVPTLVEAVERALTPRRDLAGERMLVTSGPTREPIDPVRYLSNRSSGKMGHAVAAAALRRGAEVVLISGPTTLQPPPGAVYVPVQTAEEMREAALQHLASASVVIKAAAVADYRVERPSATKIKSGGKDEGLTLDLVANPDILKELAQRKGGAFLVGFAAETNDVRANAAEKLRAKGVDLLVVNDVSQQGIGFDAEDNQVLLLDRWGGALELPRMSKLEVAHAILDRVLALRSTPKTRRAQPSH
- the rpoZ gene encoding DNA-directed RNA polymerase subunit omega; this translates as MSFPSLEQSLDKVSNRYLLVVLAAKRARQLNRGAAAQVDTKRKKPTSTALEEIAQAKVGYRVREEDPSKT